The Oligoflexus sp. genome includes a region encoding these proteins:
- a CDS encoding pentapeptide repeat-containing protein — translation MHALTCSSLLLLVLGNTAWSAVYTYDVTRRDCIASSGAAGRNPEWGVCSDQSGKDLSGSHHSAENVTGSDFSFASLSRTNFDDAILNYSILNSASLDAASLERAKFNGIKGEAANFETSKLQEASFRASDLNTASFLGAQADLADFTQARLNNAVFQQAQITEAKFRSTSLVKANFYQARSSSADFSNAQAPGADFRKADLSLAIFRGADLSRTNFFDANIDLADFRNAIVKGADLRAQNFASADWRGAKFDAGTVLPIARDEAVRIGMIFDSDLPWNTAVGAEYGASIGNHGGIQVKLSGSESSQPTIIVRQSGMSSTDTYTYNLATEELSFESKPSPFAKITLTPASPEYIEYLSTLKKKMAFVLLPESYLRGDMSPPINSNKNFALVPVLQLLDRSLARQGYQAKDCALYVSFDDLSLPSKSFALGGYADLQDWNNKASAVWVSKGTTAVLLKEANFDQGGNPYVQVYESSSFPSRVIGNGTLFDLRSSILTQNFSSFVCYQR, via the coding sequence ATGCATGCTTTGACTTGCTCTTCTCTCCTTCTCCTCGTGTTGGGCAACACGGCGTGGAGCGCTGTTTACACCTATGACGTAACACGCAGGGACTGTATTGCTAGCTCTGGCGCTGCAGGGCGAAATCCCGAATGGGGCGTATGCTCCGATCAAAGCGGCAAGGACCTGTCCGGTAGTCATCATTCTGCCGAGAATGTGACCGGCAGTGACTTTTCGTTTGCGAGTCTCTCCCGGACGAACTTTGATGATGCGATACTGAATTATTCCATTTTAAACAGTGCTAGTCTTGATGCAGCCAGCCTGGAGCGGGCAAAATTCAATGGCATTAAAGGAGAGGCAGCAAACTTTGAAACGAGCAAACTGCAGGAAGCGAGCTTTCGAGCGTCGGATCTGAACACGGCGTCGTTTCTGGGTGCGCAGGCTGATCTTGCCGACTTTACCCAAGCCAGATTGAATAATGCCGTCTTTCAGCAGGCTCAAATCACAGAAGCCAAATTTCGATCAACATCCTTGGTGAAAGCCAATTTTTACCAGGCTCGCAGCAGTTCTGCAGATTTTAGTAATGCCCAGGCCCCCGGCGCAGATTTTAGAAAAGCGGACCTCAGCCTGGCCATTTTTCGTGGCGCCGATCTTTCCCGAACCAACTTCTTTGATGCCAATATCGACTTGGCGGATTTCCGGAATGCTATCGTAAAAGGCGCGGATCTTCGAGCGCAAAACTTTGCCTCCGCTGATTGGCGAGGAGCGAAGTTTGATGCCGGCACCGTCCTTCCTATCGCCCGTGATGAGGCGGTTCGAATCGGAATGATTTTCGATAGTGATTTACCCTGGAATACTGCAGTCGGCGCAGAGTATGGAGCATCCATCGGGAATCACGGCGGTATACAAGTAAAACTCTCCGGTTCGGAATCCTCTCAGCCCACCATTATTGTAAGGCAAAGTGGAATGAGCAGCACCGATACCTACACGTATAATCTTGCGACGGAGGAACTCAGCTTTGAATCCAAACCTAGCCCTTTTGCAAAGATAACCCTGACACCTGCCTCGCCCGAATACATAGAGTATCTCAGCACGTTGAAGAAAAAGATGGCTTTTGTACTCCTTCCTGAGAGCTACCTCAGGGGGGATATGTCACCGCCCATAAACAGCAACAAAAATTTCGCACTCGTTCCAGTCCTGCAGCTCCTGGACCGGTCCCTGGCTCGTCAAGGTTACCAGGCCAAGGACTGTGCGCTTTATGTTTCCTTCGATGATCTGAGCCTTCCTTCCAAATCTTTTGCTCTGGGCGGCTATGCCGACCTCCAGGATTGGAATAACAAAGCCAGCGCTGTCTGGGTTTCGAAAGGCACGACAGCGGTGCTTTTAAAAGAAGCAAACTTCGACCAAGGTGGCAATCCTTATGTGCAGGTCTACGAGAGTTCTTCGTTCCCCAGTCGTGTCATCGGCAACGGCACGCTCTTCGACCTACGCTCGTCGATTCTGACCCAGAATTTTTCATCCTTCGTTTGCTATCAGCGTTAA
- a CDS encoding pentapeptide repeat-containing protein, with amino-acid sequence MSRMLLSFVSLLSANLAFSATYNFDAQQAECVDSKGRVGRNPTLGVCGDQSGQDLSQRNLTAMNLLGSDLSFASLSQVQMDRADLSYTRLSSSSLDQASLRNARLVGAHGENANFDSTTLTSADFRQSRFPFASFVRADLTFALLMNAEFREANFSEAKLKEVVARQIQLGQAQLSKIWAEKADFSASMLKGADLHQAVLRYSNFREADLSEAQIVNADLTGTDLRQSRLFGANFSGSNLKDALVLGAYFDERTQLPFSRSEALALGMIWGGPAKDDLILYDGDAVGFSAGQNWGSTPSDVQEFEKRLRFTLHNKDMWAAAAYAFRNYEEVDLSSYRTLSFQASSSTPVRAMFYLVNMNTGIESESLKPLLDPISRAYSIDLQELQAKGFDLNKTQAIIVAVAEPEEKTYRIDVDDIRVSR; translated from the coding sequence ATGAGCCGTATGCTATTGAGTTTCGTCTCGCTGCTGTCAGCTAACCTGGCTTTCTCGGCCACGTATAACTTTGATGCGCAGCAAGCTGAATGTGTTGATTCCAAAGGAAGAGTCGGACGCAACCCGACCCTGGGTGTCTGCGGTGATCAAAGCGGACAGGATCTCAGTCAGCGCAACCTGACAGCTATGAATCTTCTCGGCAGCGATCTATCCTTCGCCAGCCTTAGCCAGGTACAGATGGATCGCGCTGATCTGTCCTATACCCGACTCTCTTCGTCGAGCCTGGATCAGGCTTCGTTGCGAAACGCTCGACTGGTGGGGGCACATGGTGAAAATGCAAACTTTGACAGCACGACATTGACCTCAGCTGATTTCCGTCAAAGCCGTTTTCCTTTCGCCAGTTTCGTCCGAGCCGATCTCACGTTTGCTCTTTTGATGAATGCTGAGTTCCGTGAGGCCAACTTCAGCGAGGCGAAATTGAAAGAGGTCGTGGCGCGGCAGATTCAATTGGGCCAAGCTCAACTTTCCAAAATTTGGGCCGAAAAAGCCGATTTCTCAGCTTCGATGCTCAAAGGGGCCGACCTTCATCAAGCCGTGCTGCGCTACAGTAATTTTCGTGAAGCCGATCTCTCCGAGGCCCAGATTGTCAATGCTGACCTGACAGGTACCGACCTGAGGCAGAGCCGGCTTTTTGGAGCGAATTTTTCTGGTTCGAATCTCAAAGATGCTCTGGTCCTGGGCGCTTATTTCGATGAAAGGACGCAGCTTCCGTTTTCCCGCTCCGAAGCTCTGGCCCTGGGCATGATCTGGGGTGGTCCTGCCAAGGACGACCTTATCCTTTACGATGGTGACGCGGTGGGATTCAGTGCGGGGCAGAACTGGGGAAGCACCCCGTCTGATGTTCAGGAATTTGAAAAGAGGCTGCGATTCACGCTGCACAATAAGGATATGTGGGCTGCAGCAGCCTATGCCTTCCGCAACTATGAAGAGGTCGATTTAAGTTCTTACCGTACGCTCTCGTTCCAGGCGTCGAGTTCCACTCCTGTTCGTGCCATGTTTTACCTCGTGAACATGAATACAGGAATCGAATCTGAATCATTGAAACCTCTTCTGGATCCGATATCACGTGCCTATTCCATAGATCTGCAGGAGCTGCAGGCGAAGGGCTTTGACTTGAACAAAACCCAAGCCATCATCGTGGCCGTAGCTGAGCCCGAAGAGAAAACGTACCGGATCGATGTCGATGACATTCGTGTGAGCCGGTAA
- a CDS encoding pentapeptide repeat-containing protein: MRKLYCKHSTISCSSHMTCVSTARSIIFAISANRLVHVEVLIYGYSKKRHDMIRLAAVSFSLLYTGLSFAGTYHFDLSGKVCMNEVGALGRNPEAGLCGDQQGLDLTGVSLSGQRLTGSDYSLASLSKASLENTNLEYALLQSASLDGANLSYSKLTGAKAENANFDRAILDEADVREAQFTGASFVDARLNNIVANSSQVDQAHFQRAQIRSARFRSASMLSTDWRDVEGEAADFSNANGSLADFRGAHLSLAVFRGATLIKAKFNNADLYQADFRGSNLKGTDLRGLRAEEALYSGARFDSATYLPFSKAQAETLGMIFDSSPSDGDLRPQLSEKTLVTLDISNREIKLWENGGRSITMPLQIPTSRSFSDFYKYAMSKAGERLAVCLNPSQTDQSSLIVIQNLMTQITERLIWLDHDDGCAGLAWSPDGKNLAAVQPAWSNALGWLDVFSIETGTSVAQKRFTDKSVNAKVHFLNSTQLLYTTIPSDSNGSFQSTVETASVYDLASKSESSPFQLPSEHYGCWLARYENSLPTCYTSRSNNVARLDSNGSRNINFYQYVSGSYLYYFVRELLPVPGSDQLVAVLEDNSRAGVDGDFSVQLIPADLSGQGRPLVQNMRYIKNLSLSSDGKKMSFSRYARVEDSSYKDKEQNIYDLNSGIREYGHAWTGETAFTSEWTAARN; the protein is encoded by the coding sequence ATGAGAAAGCTTTATTGCAAGCATTCCACAATTTCTTGTTCTTCCCACATGACGTGTGTCAGTACCGCCAGATCAATAATCTTTGCAATAAGCGCGAATCGCCTGGTTCATGTCGAAGTTTTGATCTATGGATACAGTAAAAAGAGGCATGACATGATTCGACTAGCAGCGGTGAGCTTTTCTCTTTTGTATACAGGACTGTCTTTCGCGGGCACTTATCATTTCGACTTGAGTGGGAAGGTTTGCATGAATGAGGTCGGTGCTTTAGGGAGAAACCCTGAGGCCGGACTCTGTGGTGATCAGCAGGGATTGGATCTCACAGGAGTGTCACTCTCCGGACAGAGATTAACCGGAAGTGATTATTCGCTGGCAAGTTTATCCAAAGCCTCTTTGGAAAATACGAATCTGGAATATGCTCTCTTACAGTCAGCGTCCCTCGACGGAGCGAATCTCTCCTACAGCAAACTTACGGGAGCCAAGGCCGAGAACGCGAACTTCGACAGAGCCATCCTGGATGAGGCGGATGTGAGGGAGGCACAATTCACGGGTGCCTCGTTTGTGGATGCCCGACTCAATAATATCGTGGCTAATTCCAGTCAGGTCGATCAGGCACATTTTCAGCGAGCTCAAATTCGCAGCGCGCGGTTCCGTTCCGCGTCGATGTTGAGCACGGACTGGCGGGACGTCGAGGGTGAAGCGGCTGACTTTAGCAATGCGAATGGTTCGCTCGCTGATTTTAGGGGAGCGCACCTTAGCCTTGCTGTTTTTCGAGGAGCCACGCTCATCAAGGCGAAATTTAACAATGCGGACCTTTACCAGGCAGATTTTCGCGGCAGCAACCTGAAGGGGACTGACCTTCGAGGTTTACGAGCAGAGGAGGCTTTGTACAGCGGGGCGAGGTTTGACAGTGCAACCTACCTGCCTTTCTCCAAGGCCCAAGCGGAAACTCTTGGGATGATTTTTGACAGCAGTCCCTCGGATGGCGACCTGCGGCCCCAGCTCAGCGAAAAAACCCTCGTTACACTGGATATTTCCAATAGAGAAATTAAGCTTTGGGAAAATGGCGGGCGCAGCATCACTATGCCGCTTCAGATTCCAACATCACGAAGCTTCAGCGATTTTTACAAGTACGCCATGTCCAAAGCGGGAGAAAGACTGGCTGTCTGCTTGAATCCATCGCAAACTGATCAATCCAGTCTTATCGTTATTCAGAACCTCATGACGCAAATCACGGAACGGTTGATCTGGCTCGACCATGACGATGGTTGTGCGGGACTTGCGTGGAGTCCCGACGGCAAGAATCTGGCGGCGGTGCAGCCTGCTTGGAGCAATGCGTTGGGTTGGTTGGATGTATTCTCGATAGAAACGGGAACATCCGTGGCTCAGAAGCGCTTCACGGATAAGTCAGTCAATGCGAAAGTCCATTTCCTGAATTCAACGCAACTGCTCTACACGACGATTCCTTCCGATAGTAATGGAAGTTTCCAGAGCACGGTAGAAACGGCCTCGGTTTATGACCTGGCATCCAAGTCCGAATCCAGCCCATTCCAACTCCCGAGCGAGCATTATGGATGCTGGCTGGCCCGTTATGAAAATTCGCTGCCAACCTGCTATACAAGCCGCAGCAACAACGTAGCGCGCCTGGATTCCAACGGCAGTCGCAACATCAACTTCTATCAATACGTGAGCGGTAGTTACTTATACTATTTCGTTCGTGAACTGCTGCCTGTCCCTGGCAGCGACCAACTCGTGGCCGTGCTTGAAGATAACTCGCGTGCCGGCGTTGACGGAGATTTTTCCGTGCAGCTGATTCCCGCTGATTTGAGTGGGCAGGGTCGCCCTCTTGTTCAGAATATGCGTTACATCAAAAACCTGTCGTTGTCCTCGGATGGAAAGAAAATGAGTTTCAGCCGCTATGCTCGCGTGGAAGACTCATCCTATAAAGACAAGGAGCAGAACATTTACGATCTGAACAGCGGCATCAGAGAGTATGGTCATGCATGGACGGGAGAGACGGCGTTTACCTCGGAATGGACGGCGGCTCGCAATTAA